AGAGGTCGTCACCGATATCGTGCGACGCGAAATCCGTTCGTACCGAGACCTGCCATTAAATCTGTACCAAATTCAGACCAAGTTTCGCGATGAAGTGCGTCCCCGCTTTGGCCTGATGCGTGGGCGCGAATTCATTATGAAAGACGCCTATTCCTTTCATACTGACTTTGCCGATTGTCAGCGCGAATACCAAAACATGTATGACACATATCGCCGCATTTTCGATCGTTGTGGGCTGACATATCGTCCAGTCGAAGCCGATACCGGTGCGATCGGTGGCACTCTGTCACATGAATTCCAAGTGCTCGCCGACTCTGGCGAAGATGCCATCGTCAGTTGTGATAAGTGTACCTACGCCGCAAATGTCGAGAAAGCTGAAATACGGACTCGTCCAGAGTCTAGTGTCCAGGGTTCAGCGTCGTCTGCATTAAAGAAAGTGCATACGCCCGACCAACGCACGATCGAAGAAGTCTCGACATTTCTCGGTGAGTCTCCAGAACGATTCGTCAAAACGTTGATCTACGTCACAGATACGGGAGCCGTCATTGCCGCCATGATTCGTGGTGATCACGAACTGAGTGAGCCGAAGCTCAAGACAGCCCTTGGTTGCCAGTGGGTCGCACTCGCGGATGAAGACACTGTTGTTCGCACCACGAATGCACCAATCGGATTCGCTGGCCCGATTGGTATCAAAGCCACACTCGTCAGCGACAACACCTTGCGTGGCGCTGTGGGCATGATCTGTGGCGCGAATGAACGTGATTATCATCAGACTGGTCTCGATTTTGGACGAGATCTCGGCAATGTACGGTTTGCTGACCTACGACAAGCACGAGCTGGAGATGCATGCCCACGGTGTGAATCTGGCATCTTTACCACGCATCGTGGGATTGAGGTTGGGCAAACGTTCTATCTCGGGACAAAGTATAGTAAGGCCTTAAATGCCACCTATCAGGATGCACAGGGGCAAGATCACCCCATGGAAATGGGCTGTTACGGTATTGGGATCACGCGGACGGTTGCCGCGGCGATTGAGCAGCATCATGATGCAGATGGTATTCAGTGGCCGCTACCACTAGCTCCAGCTTCTGTACAAATTGTCCCGGTCAACTGGGATGATGAACAGAGCCGGACAACAGCAGAAGGCATTTATACGCAACTCCTCACTGCTGGTATTGATGTTCTGCTTGATGACCGGAGCGAGCGTCCAGGGGTCAAA
This Deltaproteobacteria bacterium DNA region includes the following protein-coding sequences:
- a CDS encoding proline--tRNA ligase, which produces MRYRHTLIPTLRHDPAEAEVISHKLLVRAGLIRQVARGIYDFLPLGLKVVRKVENIVREEMNRAGAQEILMPAVCPAELWQESGRWEHYGKELLRIKDRHERDFCFGPTHEEVVTDIVRREIRSYRDLPLNLYQIQTKFRDEVRPRFGLMRGREFIMKDAYSFHTDFADCQREYQNMYDTYRRIFDRCGLTYRPVEADTGAIGGTLSHEFQVLADSGEDAIVSCDKCTYAANVEKAEIRTRPESSVQGSASSALKKVHTPDQRTIEEVSTFLGESPERFVKTLIYVTDTGAVIAAMIRGDHELSEPKLKTALGCQWVALADEDTVVRTTNAPIGFAGPIGIKATLVSDNTLRGAVGMICGANERDYHQTGLDFGRDLGNVRFADLRQARAGDACPRCESGIFTTHRGIEVGQTFYLGTKYSKALNATYQDAQGQDHPMEMGCYGIGITRTVAAAIEQHHDADGIQWPLPLAPASVQIVPVNWDDEQSRTTAEGIYTQLLTAGIDVLLDDRSERPGVKFKDADLLGTPLRVTIGPKSLARGMVELKRRTEKQGTEVGVGQIVETLITLSRENH